The proteins below come from a single Afipia sp. P52-10 genomic window:
- the smpB gene encoding SsrA-binding protein SmpB — MADTQPRALKVVADNRKARFNYAIMDTFEAGVVLTGTEVKSIRNGKATIGESYADSRDGELWLVNANIPEYLQANRFNHAPKRPRKLLMHRRQINKLIGAVEREGMTLIPLKLYFNEQGRAKVELALAKGKKLHDKRETEKKRDWNREKGRLLRARG; from the coding sequence ATGGCTGACACGCAACCGCGCGCACTCAAGGTCGTGGCCGACAACCGCAAGGCCCGCTTCAACTATGCCATCATGGACACGTTCGAAGCGGGCGTTGTGTTGACCGGTACCGAGGTGAAGTCGATCCGCAACGGCAAGGCGACCATCGGCGAATCCTATGCGGACTCGCGCGATGGGGAGCTTTGGCTCGTGAATGCGAATATCCCCGAATACCTGCAGGCCAACCGCTTCAATCATGCCCCCAAAAGGCCGCGTAAGCTGCTGATGCATCGTCGGCAGATCAACAAGCTGATCGGCGCGGTCGAGCGGGAGGGGATGACCCTGATTCCGCTCAAGCTCTATTTCAACGAGCAGGGGCGGGCCAAGGTCGAACTCGCTCTCGCCAAGGGTAAGAAGCTGCACGACAAGCGCGAGACCGAGAAGAAGCGCGACTGGAATCGGGAAAAGGGCCGGTTGCTGCGGGCCAGAGGCTAA
- the mscL gene encoding large conductance mechanosensitive channel protein MscL, with translation MWNEFKAFAMRGNVVDLAVGVIIGAAFGAIVSSLVGDIIMPIIGAITGGLDFSNYFTALSKSVTATNLADAKKQGAVLAWGNFLTLSLNFLIIAFVLFVVIRLLNQLKAKEPPPEAPKLTADQQLLTEIRDLLKQK, from the coding sequence GTGTGGAATGAATTCAAGGCCTTCGCAATGCGAGGCAATGTCGTCGATCTCGCCGTCGGCGTGATCATCGGTGCCGCGTTCGGTGCGATCGTGTCGTCGCTCGTCGGCGACATCATTATGCCGATCATCGGCGCGATCACCGGCGGCCTCGACTTCTCCAACTACTTCACGGCGCTGTCGAAGTCGGTCACCGCGACCAACCTCGCCGATGCGAAGAAGCAGGGGGCGGTGCTGGCCTGGGGCAACTTCCTGACGCTGTCGCTGAACTTCCTGATCATCGCGTTCGTGCTGTTCGTCGTCATCCGCCTGCTCAACCAGCTCAAGGCCAAGGAGCCGCCGCCGGAGGCTCCGAAGCTGACTGCGGATCAACAGCTCCTCACCGAGATCCGCGATCTGCTGAAACAGAAGTAA